Part of the Musa acuminata AAA Group cultivar baxijiao chromosome BXJ3-10, Cavendish_Baxijiao_AAA, whole genome shotgun sequence genome, AGTTTTCAAACAGGGTGTCTTTACGGCCTGATTTGGTCTCAGGATGCCGGTCATCATATGGTTGTGCAGCAGTAATTTCAGCTGCAGAGGGAGAAAGAAATTGTACCACCACATAACCATCATAACTCTGCTCAGCTGACAAGTAATCTTGATTGCTAGCATTCACTGCATGAGTAGAAGCAGAGCTTCCCACTTCCCACATGAGAGAGATCAGACTGTGTTCCTACGCTCTCCTTATCAGCAATTATATGTGCGGTGTTGGTGTGTAATCAGCATTTTCCAAGTCGGAGAATTGTAACAGCAGACGTGAGAGAGAAGGGAAGGGGTGAGAGCTGGCAGATTAGGAAGCTCACCGTTCCTCATGCTTCTTTCCTCTTGTCTGCGTCTCTGCTCTGCTGTCCTGTCTTTAATTCTTGAAATTGTACTGTTCCACTAGAATAACCAGAccaaaatcataatcaaaatcgaaCCTTTTGTTGTATGTTTCTGCCAGAACTTGTTTTTTTTTGGCTTTAGAAAATGCATTGGAAAATAGGAAGAAGAAACAATACCAGATGATGATAAATCGGAACCAGAAAACTGGCATTTGGAGAAGCATATAACAAAAGAATCAGATGTATATTCTTGCAATCTGCTGATAATAAATATATGGAGATGATATAGTATGCCTTCAAGATCCAACATCTTTAAAGCCCCGTCCTTCTAAATCGCGTCAATTACTGTGAGCTTTAAATACACACACATACGCAGAGAGAGTTTCTCGGTGGTAGAATCTCTCGGTGCGTCTTAATAAGGGGAGGGGGCGAATTCGCCCAGATTGCTGGCGATATCTGCGATGCGCGCACCGCCGGTTTCCTCAATTGGCTCTCGCTTAAGCGCCGCAAGGAGAGGAGCCCCGTAGAGGGAAAAAGGTGCCACCTTTGAGGACCAAAGGTAGGGGGATAACGTCGCCAAGTTTCGGAAATAGATGGTGAGAACTGGCTGGCTTCTGTAGCAGATTGTTGTGGGTGCTGGTCGTGATAGGAGCGGTGAAGAGGAGTTTCGGAGGTGGCGAGGATGGACTCCGGCGACGAACAGGACGTTCCGGACTCACAAGGGAGGAAGAAGCGGTACCACCGGCATACCCCGCGGCAGATTCAAGAACTGGAGTCGTATGCTCtcgtctctttcttcttctcctatcTCTCGCGCTGTCTTTACTGTGTCTGACGACGTCATGGTGTTGTTCTCTTGCGTCGTGGGGTTGTTCCGTGGCGGCGCGACGATGGGCCTTGTCTGAGTTTGTTGTTTAGGATGTTCAAGGTCTGCCCGCACCCGGACGAGAAGCAGAGGAAGCAGCTGAGCCGCGATCTGGGGCTGGAGCCGCGGCAGATCAAGTTCTGGTTCCAGAACCGCCGGACGCAAATGAAGGCGACCGCTCTGCTCCCCGTCGTCCTCTTCCCTCCCTCGTCACGCCTCGCGTGCGAGCAAAAGGAGCGACCTTTGCCTCGTTTGATCGACCCTGCCGCTGTCTTTGCAGGCGCAACAAGAGCGGGCGGACAACTGCTTGCTCCGCGCTGAGAACGACAAGATCCGGTGCGAGAACATCGCGATGAGGGAGGCCCTCAGGAACGTCATCTGCCCCTCCTGCGGCGGTCCTCCCCCCGACGACGACCCCTACTTCGACGAGCAGAATCTGCGGATGGAGAATGCCAAGTTGAAGGAGGAGGTAACCTCCACCTCCCTTCCTTTTCGATCCTACACGTGCATTCGTCGTATAGTTGCGATAGCTTCAACGAAACAATGGAAAATCCATCTCTTTTCATTGATAGTTTGGTCAGTCATCCCATCTTTCAATGAATTGGATCGAAAAGAGCTGTCGTCGTTCTATTTCTTTGGCTTTTAAGTATGTCAGCCGATGAGTTCATTAATCCATTTTGATGGTGGAGGATCAAACAAACATACTTCAACACACTCATTTAATGTGATACTGTTGTCTTTGATCCATGCGAATGAATCCTTGCAGCTCGATCGCGTTTCGAGTCTTGCATCGAAGTACCTGGGAAGGCCCATCACGCAGCTGCCTCCAGTTCAGCCAATGTCGATCTCATCGCTAGACTTATCGGTTGGAGGATACAGTCATCCGGGGATAAGCCCTTCCCTCGATCTCGATCTCCTGTGCCAGAGCTCGTCTTCGGCATTTCCGTATCCGTTTCCAGCATCAATGTCGGAGCTTGACAAGCCTCTCATGGTCGAGATGGCCACCGGTGCAATGGAGGAAGTCATCAGAGTGGTGCAGACCGATGAACCCCTGTGGGTGAAGTCGGGCAGCGATGGAAGGGACATACTCCAACTCGAAACCTACGACAGGATGTTCCAAAGGTCAGCTCGGCAGCTCAGGTTCTCAGATACTCGAGTCGAGGCATCGAGGGATTCAGCTCTTGTGGTCATGAATGCTGTGACATTGGTCGACATGTTCATGGACGCAGTAAGTTCCAATCTCGTTGAAAGGAAACGAGTTCTCCTTTGATCTTCTACCTCTGAATTGGATTTCGTTGCAGAGCAAGTGGGGAGAGCTGTTCCCGACGATCGTGTCCAAGGCAAGGACTGTCGAAGTCCTGGCGGCTGGAATGGCTGGAAGTAGAAGTGGATCTTTGGTGTTGGTAACGACAGTTCTTCAGCTCTTCTGCTTGAATCCAATTAACTTCCTCTGCGATACTGATACATCCAAAGGGCGTGCAGATGTACGAGGAGCTACAGGTTCTTTCGCCGGTCGTTCCTACTCGCGATTTCTGCTTCCTGCGGTATTGCCAGCAAATAGAGCCCAGCGTGTGGGCGGTGGCTGATGTTTCGGTGGACTTTCCCGGAGATAACCAGCTCGCACCTTCTTCCCGATCAAGGAGGCTTCCTTC contains:
- the LOC135651679 gene encoding homeobox-leucine zipper protein ROC8-like isoform X2, which translates into the protein MDSGDEQDVPDSQGRKKRYHRHTPRQIQELESMFKVCPHPDEKQRKQLSRDLGLEPRQIKFWFQNRRTQMKAQQERADNCLLRAENDKIRCENIAMREALRNVICPSCGGPPPDDDPYFDEQNLRMENAKLKEELDRVSSLASKYLGRPITQLPPVQPMSISSLDLSVGGYSHPGISPSLDLDLLCQSSSSAFPYPFPASMSELDKPLMVEMATGAMEEVIRVVQTDEPLWVKSGSDGRDILQLETYDRMFQRSARQLRFSDTRVEASRDSALVVMNAVTLVDMFMDASKWGELFPTIVSKARTVEVLAAGMAGSRSGSLVLMYEELQVLSPVVPTRDFCFLRYCQQIEPSVWAVADVSVDFPGDNQLAPSSRSRRLPSGCLIEEMPNGYSKVTWVEHMEIEEKNPIHALFRDLIDGGMAFGAQRWLATLQRMCERFACLNVAGIPARDIGVAPSPDGKRSMMKLAQRMVTNFCANVGASNGHKWTTLSGVNDVGVRVTLHKNTDAGQPNGVVLSAATSIWLPISAERIFSFFKDERTRTQWDVLSNGNTVQEVAHITNGSHPGNCISLLRGLNSGQNTMLILQECCTDASGSVVVYSPVDLPAINIVMSGEDPSYVPILPSGFTILPDGRSAGGYGASSSSNPMGGSAGSLVTVAFQILMSSLPSAKLNLESVMTVNNLIGTTVQQIKAALSCPDV
- the LOC135651679 gene encoding homeobox-leucine zipper protein ROC8-like isoform X1, with amino-acid sequence MDSGDEQDVPDSQGRKKRYHRHTPRQIQELESMFKVCPHPDEKQRKQLSRDLGLEPRQIKFWFQNRRTQMKAQQERADNCLLRAENDKIRCENIAMREALRNVICPSCGGPPPDDDPYFDEQNLRMENAKLKEELDRVSSLASKYLGRPITQLPPVQPMSISSLDLSVGGYSHPGISPSLDLDLLCQSSSSAFPYPFPASMSELDKPLMVEMATGAMEEVIRVVQTDEPLWVKSGSDGRDILQLETYDRMFQRSARQLRFSDTRVEASRDSALVVMNAVTLVDMFMDASKWGELFPTIVSKARTVEVLAAGMAGSRSGSLVLGVQMYEELQVLSPVVPTRDFCFLRYCQQIEPSVWAVADVSVDFPGDNQLAPSSRSRRLPSGCLIEEMPNGYSKVTWVEHMEIEEKNPIHALFRDLIDGGMAFGAQRWLATLQRMCERFACLNVAGIPARDIGVAPSPDGKRSMMKLAQRMVTNFCANVGASNGHKWTTLSGVNDVGVRVTLHKNTDAGQPNGVVLSAATSIWLPISAERIFSFFKDERTRTQWDVLSNGNTVQEVAHITNGSHPGNCISLLRGLNSGQNTMLILQECCTDASGSVVVYSPVDLPAINIVMSGEDPSYVPILPSGFTILPDGRSAGGYGASSSSNPMGGSAGSLVTVAFQILMSSLPSAKLNLESVMTVNNLIGTTVQQIKAALSCPDV